From Salvelinus sp. IW2-2015 linkage group LG2, ASM291031v2, whole genome shotgun sequence, one genomic window encodes:
- the LOC111975487 gene encoding heterogeneous nuclear ribonucleoprotein A3 has product MEGHEAREPEQLRKLFIGGLSFETTDESLRIHFEQWGNLTDSVVMRDPNNKRSRGFGFVTYSCVEEVDACMAARPHKVDGRVVEPKRAVSREDSNRPGAHLTVKKIFVGGIKEDTREDHIREYFETYGRIETIDIMEERATGKKRGFCFVSFDDNDTVDKIVAQKYHTINSHNCEVRKALPKQEMEASNQRNRGGGSGNFMGRGGNSGGGNFGQGGYGGGRGGDGYNGYGGEGGNYSGGPGYRGGRGGGYGGGSPGYGNQGGXFGGGYDNYNDRGNFRGNFGGGRGGNYNDFGNYGGPQSSYGPMKGNNFGGRNSGGGPYGGGYGSGGGSGHGYGSQRY; this is encoded by the exons GGTCATGAAGCTAGGGAGCCTGAACAGCTCAGGAAGCTGTTCATTGGGGGCCTAAGTTTTGAAACCACTGAYGAAAGTTTAAGGATCCATTTTGAACAATGGGGAAAcctcacagacagtgtg GTAATGCGGGACCCAAACAACAAGCGCTCGAGAGGGTTCGGCTTTGTAACATACTCCTGTGTGGAGGAGGTGGATGCCTGCATGGCAGCTCGCCCTCATAAGGTGGACGGACGTGTTGTTGAACCTAAAAGGGCTGTATCGAGAGAG GACTCTAATAGACCGGGTGCCCACCTGACGGTGAAGAAGATATTTGTTGGGGGGATCAAGGAGGACACACGGGAGGACCATATCAGGGAGTACTTTGAGACCTACGGGAGGATTGAGACCATTGACATTATGGAGGAACGCGCAACTGGGAAAAAGAGGGGATTCTGCTTTGTCTCATTTGATGACAATGACACTGTGGATAAAATTGTTG CTCAGAAATACCACACAATAAACAGCCACAACTGCGAAGTCAGAAAAGCACTCCCAAAACAGGAAATGGAGGCGTCCAATCAGAGGA ATAGGGGTGGTGGCTCTGGAAACTTCATGGGCAGAGGTGGTAACTCTGGTGGTGGCAACTTTGGGCAAG GAGGCTACGGTGGCggaagaggaggggatggataCAATGGATACGGTGGAGAGG GTGGAAACTACAGTGGGGGACCTGGRTACAGAGGTGGACGTGGTGGCGGGTATGGGGGAGGAAGTCCTGGGTATGGAAACCAGGGAGGAYGCTTTGGAGGAGGATATGATAACTACAACGACAGAGGCAACTTTAGAG GGAACTTTGGTGGTGGAAGGGGTGGAAATTACAATGACTTTGGCAACTACGGAGGACCGCAATCTAGCTATGGTCCCATGAAGGGGAACAACTTTGGTGGCAGAAACTCTGGTGGTGGCCCCTATGGAG GTGGCTATGGCTCAGGCGGTGGAAGTGGGCATGGCTACGGCTCACAGCGATATTGA
- the LOC111975497 gene encoding nuclear factor erythroid 2-related factor 2: protein MMETEMHKMNPSQQDVDLIDILWRQDIDLGAGREVFDYCHRQKEHELQRQRVQEEEKRQQLLREQEKALLAQLQLDEETGEFVPRLAPSGQSPQSATTAAPPQVTQNVSFTEDGDAMSFDECMQLLAETFPLVDATATASACRDVTVAPAPNSNHVMMACELPALTQPPLLPASQPPQRTSPDLEQAWMELLSLPELQQCLNMQMKDTLDQTGGYLPTNTTPEVQDPNYSFYPLPNLAEVASNAAEVCPPEFINAFEESFPNMAPLHHLNQMTLKAPDLNTNFSAATFCDVFYPDIVNTKVTSVTLPCGQGNGGNSLAEISHKPTFTPMELHDLSPREAFDRGNKTEIMPEIPDSDSGVSVEASPHASSPEKSMYGDGSFGGYSDSDMEEMDSNPESAESDYSEMFSLSFQPDGFQTSLSVSGQQQDKKPKHGKTEPDEETGHNDPPFTKDKKRRRSEKRLSRDEQRAKALQIPFTVDMIINLPVDDFNEMMSKHQLNEAQLALVRDIRRRGKNKVAAQNCRKRKMENIVELEYDLDSLKEEKERLQREKTKNYSSLRQMKQELNTLYLEVFSXVRDEEGKPYSPSEYSLQQTTDGTVFLVPRIKKMLFKKNDN, encoded by the exons ATGATGGAAACTGAGATGCATAAAATGAATCCTAGTCAACAG GACGTGGACCTAATCGACATCCTGTGGAGGCAAGACATTGACCTGGGCGCGGGACGAGAGGTGTTTGACTACTGCCACCGTCAGAAGGAGCATGAGTTGCAGCGGCAGCGggtgcaggaggaggagaagaggcagcAGCTgctgagagagcaggagaaggccttgctggctcAGCTACAGCTGGATGAGGAGACGGGGGAGTTCGTGCCCCGCCTTGCACCCAGCGGCCAGTCACCACAGTCTGCCACCACCGCCGCACCCCCCCAAGTCACacag AATGTCAGCTTCACAGAAGATGGAGATGCCATGTCATTTGATGAATGTATGCAGCTGCTGGCAGAGACCTTCCCACTGGTAGATGCTACGGCG acCGCTTCCGCCTGTCGGGACGTCACCGTAGCTCCAGCCCCAAACAGCAACCATGTCATGATGGCATGTGAGCTGCCAGCTTTGACCCAGCCACCCCTTCTCCCAGCCTCCCAGCCCCCACAGAGGACCTCCCCAGATTTGGAGCAGGCCTGGATGGAGCTTTTGTCCCTTCCTGAGCTGCAG CAATGCCTGAATATGCAAATGAAGGACACACTGGATCAGACAGGAGGATATCTGCCCACTAACACCACCCCTGAGGTGCAGGATCCAAACTACAGCTTCTACCCATTGCCCAACCTGGCAGAGGTGGCATCAAACGCAGCAGAGGTCTGCCCACCTGAATTCATCAATGCCTTTGAGGAGAGCTTTCCCAACATGGCTCCTCTCCACCACCTCAATCAGATGACCCTAAAGGCTCCAGACCTAAATACTAACTTCAGTGCAGCAACTTTCTGTGACGTATTTTACCCAGACATTGTCAACACAAAAGTGACCAGTGTCACCCTACCTTGTGGCCAAGGAAATGGAGGTAACTCCTTGGCAGAGATATCACACAAGCCTACTTTTACACCAATGGAATTACATGACCTTTCTCCTAGAGAAGCATTTGACAGAGGCAACAAAACTGAGATAATGCCAGAAATTCCAGATTCGGATTCAGGTGTGTCTGTGGAGGCAAGTCCACATGCTAGCTCCCCTGAGAAATCCATGTATGGGGACGGCTCCTTTGGTGGCTACAGCGATTCAGACATGGAGGAGATGGACAGTAACCCTGAGAGTGCAGAGTCTGACTACTCCGAGATGTTCTCACTGTCTTTCCAACCTGATGGTTTCCagacttctctctctgtgtcaggtCAGCAGCAGGACAAAAAGCCCAAACATGGCAAGACCGAGCCAGATGAGGAGACTGGCCACAACGATCCCCCCTTCACCAAAGACAAGAAGAGGAGACGCTCCGAGAAGCGTCTCTCCAGAGACGAGCAGCGTGCCAAGGCCCTCCAGATCCCCTTCACTGTGGACATGATCATCAACCTGCCTGTGGACGACTTCAACGAGATGATGTCCAAGCACCAGCTCAACGAGGCCCAGCTGGCCCTGGTCAGAGACATCCGCCGGCGGGGCAAGAATAAGGTGGCTGCCCAGAACTGCCGCAAACGCAAGATGGAGAACATCGTGGAGCTGGAGTATGACCTGGACTCACTGAAGGAGGAAAAGGAGcgactgcagagagagaagaccaaGAATTACAGCAGCTTGCGGCAGATGAAGCAGGAGCTTAACACCCTGTACCTGGAGGTGTTCAGTRTagtgagggatgaggaggggaagcCCTACTCCCCATCCGAGTACTCACTCCAGCAGACCACCGATGGCACAGTCTTCCTTGTCCCCCGcattaaaaaaatgcttttcaaGAAAAATGACAACTAG